The following proteins are encoded in a genomic region of Pseudomonas sp. Os17:
- the yjgA gene encoding ribosome biogenesis factor YjgA, producing MVDSYDDSLDGEKSKSQVKRELHALVDLGERLTTLKPDLLNKLPLTDALRRALADAPKHVAHIARKRHLQFIGKLMRDQDTDAILQLLDQLDASTRQYNERFHNLERWRDRLIGGGDDVLEKFVNEYPDADRQQLRSLIRQAQHEVAHNKAPASSRKIFKYIRELDETQRGLR from the coding sequence ATGGTTGATTCTTACGACGACTCCCTCGATGGGGAGAAAAGCAAATCCCAGGTCAAACGCGAGCTGCATGCTCTGGTTGATCTCGGCGAGCGCCTTACCACCCTCAAGCCCGACCTGCTGAACAAACTGCCTCTGACCGACGCCTTGCGCCGGGCGCTGGCGGATGCTCCCAAGCACGTCGCCCATATCGCCCGCAAACGCCACCTGCAATTCATCGGCAAGCTGATGCGGGACCAGGACACCGACGCGATTCTGCAACTGCTTGACCAACTCGATGCCTCCACCCGGCAGTACAACGAACGCTTCCATAACCTGGAACGTTGGCGTGACCGCCTGATCGGTGGCGGCGATGACGTCCTGGAAAAGTTCGTCAACGAGTACCCGGATGCCGATCGCCAACAGCTGCGTTCCCTGATCCGTCAGGCCCAGCACGAGGTGGCCCATAACAAGGCGCCGGCCTCCAGCCGTAAAATCTTCAAGTACATCCGCGAACTGGACGAGACTCAACGCGGTCTGCGTTGA
- the pmbA gene encoding metalloprotease PmbA — MSAAQSVGPQALPALQEQVEQIVAEAKRQGASACEVAVSLEQGLSTSVRQREVETVEFNRDQGFGITLYVGQRKGSASTSASGPEAIRETVAAALAIAKHTSEDEASGLADASLMAKDLQDFDLFHAWDITPEQAIEQALACEAAAFAADSRIKNADGTTLSTHQGCRVYGNSHGFIGGYASTRHSLSCVMIAEANGQMQRDYWYDVNRQGQLLADPASIGQRAAQRAASRLGARPVPTCEVPVLFSAELAGGLFGSFLGAISGGNLYRKSSFLEGALGQQLFPQWLTIDERPHLMRAMGSSAFDGDGLATYAKPFVKDGELVSYVLGTYSGRKLGMPSTANAGGVHNLFVTHGDEDQAALLRRMGRGLLVTELMGHGLNMVTGDYSRGAAGFWVENGEIQFAVQEVTIAGNLRDMFKQIVAVGNDLELRSNIRTGSVLIERMTVAGS, encoded by the coding sequence ATGAGTGCAGCACAAAGCGTCGGCCCACAGGCTTTGCCGGCCCTGCAGGAGCAAGTCGAGCAGATTGTTGCCGAGGCCAAGCGCCAGGGGGCCAGTGCCTGCGAAGTGGCGGTGTCCCTGGAGCAGGGGCTGTCGACGTCGGTGCGCCAGCGGGAAGTGGAAACCGTGGAGTTCAACCGCGACCAGGGCTTTGGCATCACCCTTTATGTGGGCCAGCGCAAAGGCTCGGCCAGCACTTCTGCCAGCGGTCCGGAGGCCATTCGTGAAACCGTGGCTGCGGCGCTGGCGATAGCCAAGCACACGTCGGAAGATGAAGCGTCGGGCCTGGCCGATGCGTCCCTGATGGCCAAGGACCTGCAGGACTTCGATCTGTTCCATGCCTGGGACATCACGCCCGAGCAAGCCATCGAGCAGGCCCTGGCCTGTGAGGCGGCAGCCTTTGCCGCCGACAGCCGGATCAAGAATGCCGATGGCACCACCTTGAGCACCCACCAGGGTTGCCGGGTGTATGGCAACAGCCATGGTTTCATCGGCGGTTACGCCTCGACCCGCCATAGCCTGAGCTGCGTGATGATCGCCGAGGCCAACGGCCAGATGCAGCGCGACTACTGGTACGACGTCAATCGCCAGGGCCAGTTGCTGGCGGATCCGGCGAGCATCGGTCAGCGCGCGGCCCAGCGTGCGGCCAGCCGGCTGGGTGCCCGTCCGGTGCCGACCTGCGAAGTGCCGGTGCTGTTTTCCGCAGAACTGGCCGGCGGTCTGTTCGGCAGTTTTCTCGGCGCGATCTCCGGCGGCAACCTGTACCGCAAATCCTCGTTCCTCGAAGGCGCCCTGGGCCAGCAGCTGTTTCCCCAGTGGCTGACGATCGACGAGCGGCCGCACCTGATGCGCGCCATGGGCAGTTCGGCATTCGATGGCGATGGCCTGGCCACCTATGCCAAGCCCTTCGTCAAGGACGGCGAATTGGTGTCCTATGTGCTCGGCACCTATTCCGGGCGCAAACTGGGCATGCCCAGCACTGCCAACGCCGGCGGGGTGCACAACCTGTTCGTCACCCATGGCGATGAAGATCAGGCTGCGCTGTTGCGGCGCATGGGACGCGGCCTGCTGGTCACCGAACTCATGGGCCATGGCCTGAACATGGTCACTGGCGACTACTCCCGTGGCGCGGCAGGCTTCTGGGTCGAGAACGGCGAGATCCAGTTCGCGGTGCAGGAAGTGACCATTGCCGGTAATTTGCGCGACATGTTCAAGCAGATCGTCGCCGTGGGTAACGATCTGGAACTGCGCAGCAACATCCGCACCGGCTCGGTGCTGATCGAGCGCATGACCGTCGCCGGCAGCTGA
- a CDS encoding class II fumarate hydratase — MSNFRIERDSMGELQVPEQALYGAQTQRAVDNFPISGQRMPAAFIRALILAKAAAARANVELGQLSQSQGKAIVDAAQGLLEGDFMQHFPVDIFQTGSGTSSNMNANEVLATLAGRLLGEPVNPNDHVNCGQSSNDIIPTTIHVSAALSLHERLLPALVHLVDVIERKAVQVHPFIKTGRTHLMDAMPVRMSQVLDGWAQQLKANIAHLQDLLPSLQALAQGGTAVGTGINAHPEFAARFCQQLSHLTQVPFTPGKNLFALIGSQDTAVTVSGQLKATAVSLMKIANDLRWMNSGPLAGLGEIELQGLQPGSSIMPGKVNPVIPEAVAMVAAQVIGNDSTITVAGQSGNFELNVMLPVIAQNLLGSIELLANSSRLLADKAIASFKVNEPKLKEALARNPILVTALNPIIGYQKAAEIAKTAYRQGRPVIDVALELTDLPRSQLETLLDPEKLTAGGL; from the coding sequence ATGAGTAACTTCCGTATCGAACGTGACAGCATGGGCGAACTGCAGGTCCCGGAGCAGGCGCTGTACGGCGCACAGACCCAGCGGGCGGTGGATAACTTTCCCATCAGCGGCCAGCGCATGCCGGCAGCCTTCATCCGGGCTCTGATCCTGGCCAAGGCCGCGGCGGCCCGGGCCAACGTCGAGCTGGGGCAGCTGAGCCAATCCCAGGGCAAGGCCATTGTCGATGCCGCTCAGGGCCTCCTGGAAGGCGACTTCATGCAGCACTTCCCGGTGGACATCTTCCAGACCGGTTCCGGTACCAGTTCCAACATGAATGCCAACGAAGTGCTGGCGACCCTGGCCGGCCGACTGTTGGGCGAACCGGTCAATCCCAACGACCACGTCAACTGTGGTCAGAGCAGCAACGACATCATTCCCACCACCATTCACGTCAGCGCCGCCCTGAGCCTGCACGAACGCTTGTTGCCGGCATTGGTGCACCTGGTGGACGTCATCGAGCGCAAGGCGGTGCAGGTGCATCCCTTCATCAAGACCGGGCGTACTCACCTGATGGACGCCATGCCGGTGCGCATGAGCCAGGTGCTGGACGGCTGGGCGCAACAGCTCAAGGCCAATATCGCTCACTTGCAGGATCTGCTGCCGAGCCTGCAGGCCCTGGCCCAGGGCGGCACCGCGGTGGGCACAGGGATCAACGCCCACCCCGAGTTCGCTGCGCGCTTCTGCCAGCAGTTGAGCCACCTGACCCAGGTGCCGTTCACCCCGGGCAAGAACCTGTTCGCCCTGATCGGTTCGCAGGACACCGCAGTGACGGTATCCGGTCAGCTCAAGGCCACCGCGGTGTCGTTGATGAAGATCGCCAACGACCTGCGCTGGATGAACTCAGGCCCGCTGGCGGGGTTGGGCGAGATTGAGCTGCAAGGGTTGCAGCCGGGGTCGTCGATCATGCCGGGCAAGGTCAATCCGGTGATTCCGGAGGCGGTGGCGATGGTTGCCGCCCAAGTCATTGGCAACGACAGCACCATCACCGTTGCCGGCCAATCGGGCAACTTCGAGCTCAATGTGATGCTGCCGGTCATCGCCCAGAACCTGCTGGGCAGCATCGAGCTGCTGGCCAACTCCAGCCGGCTGCTGGCGGACAAGGCCATTGCCAGCTTCAAGGTCAATGAGCCCAAGCTCAAGGAAGCGCTGGCGCGCAACCCGATCCTGGTCACCGCCCTGAACCCGATCATCGGTTACCAGAAGGCCGCGGAAATTGCCAAGACCGCCTACAGGCAGGGACGGCCGGTGATCGATGTGGCGTTGGAACTCACCGATCTGCCGCGTAGCCAGCTCGAAACTCTGCTGGATCCGGAAAAACTCACCGCAGGCGGCCTGTAA
- a CDS encoding superoxide dismutase yields the protein MSFTLPALPYAYDALEPHIDAQTMEIHYSKHHQTYINNLNAAVEGTEWAGWEIDKLVASVQQLPEPLRAAVINQGGGHANHSLFWAVMTPAGGGQPEGALGQAIEQQLGGFERFKEAFTKAALTRFGSGWAWLSVTPEKKLVVESSGNQDSPLMNGNTPILGLDVWEHAYYLRYQNRRPEYINAFYNVINWPEVAQRYRAAMA from the coding sequence ATGTCCTTTACCTTGCCTGCACTGCCTTACGCCTACGACGCCCTGGAGCCGCACATCGATGCGCAGACCATGGAGATTCACTACAGCAAGCACCACCAGACCTACATCAACAACCTGAATGCCGCAGTGGAGGGCACCGAATGGGCCGGTTGGGAGATCGACAAGCTGGTGGCCAGCGTCCAGCAACTGCCTGAGCCGCTCCGGGCCGCAGTGATCAACCAGGGTGGTGGGCATGCCAATCATTCACTGTTCTGGGCCGTCATGACCCCGGCCGGCGGTGGCCAGCCCGAAGGTGCCTTGGGGCAGGCCATCGAGCAGCAACTGGGCGGTTTCGAACGCTTCAAGGAGGCCTTCACCAAGGCCGCGCTGACCCGTTTCGGCAGCGGCTGGGCCTGGCTCAGCGTGACCCCGGAGAAAAAGCTGGTGGTGGAAAGCAGCGGCAATCAGGACAGTCCGCTGATGAACGGCAATACGCCCATTCTGGGGCTGGACGTGTGGGAGCACGCCTATTACCTGCGATATCAGAACCGGCGGCCGGAATACATCAACGCGTTCTACAACGTGATCAACTGGCCGGAAGTGGCTCAGCGCTACCGGGCCGCGATGGCTTGA
- a CDS encoding ZIP family metal transporter — translation MGTETLAISSGRMFRYAFGSLLLLAGTALLVAQGLSWLSLEPRLLRALQGGSICALGTALGAVPVLVIRQMPVAVSDTLLGFGAGVMLAATAFSLVVPGIAAAQDLGLSAWGSSGLICAGIMLGALVLFLVDRKISGGSPELLVGTPEHPVIAPRIWLFVFAIIAHNIPEGMAVGVSAGGGMPDADSLAMGIALQDVPEGLVIALVLAGAGMSRGKAFLIGAASGLVEPVFALLCAWLVSLAQVLLPLGLALAAGAMLLVVTHEVIPESRRNGHDKLASLGLCIGFCLMMVMDTALA, via the coding sequence ATGGGCACTGAAACACTGGCGATCAGCAGCGGACGAATGTTTCGCTATGCCTTCGGTTCGCTGTTGCTGTTGGCGGGGACCGCTTTGCTGGTGGCTCAAGGGCTGAGCTGGCTAAGCCTGGAACCGCGCCTGCTGCGTGCCTTGCAAGGCGGTTCCATTTGCGCGCTGGGTACGGCACTGGGGGCGGTCCCGGTGCTGGTAATCCGGCAAATGCCGGTGGCGGTGAGCGACACCCTGCTGGGGTTTGGTGCCGGAGTGATGCTGGCGGCGACGGCGTTTTCACTGGTTGTCCCCGGCATTGCCGCAGCCCAGGACCTGGGCTTGTCTGCCTGGGGCTCCAGCGGCCTGATCTGTGCCGGCATCATGCTGGGGGCCCTTGTTCTGTTCCTGGTGGACCGCAAGATTTCCGGCGGCAGCCCGGAGTTGCTGGTGGGCACGCCGGAGCATCCAGTGATTGCCCCGCGGATCTGGTTGTTCGTCTTCGCGATCATTGCCCACAATATTCCTGAAGGGATGGCGGTGGGGGTGTCGGCCGGAGGTGGCATGCCGGATGCGGACAGTCTGGCCATGGGCATTGCCCTGCAGGATGTACCGGAAGGGCTGGTGATTGCCCTGGTGTTGGCGGGGGCGGGGATGTCGCGGGGCAAGGCGTTCCTGATCGGCGCCGCTTCAGGCCTGGTGGAGCCGGTCTTTGCCTTGCTCTGTGCCTGGCTGGTGAGCCTGGCGCAGGTGCTGCTGCCCTTGGGCCTGGCCCTGGCAGCGGGGGCGATGCTGCTGGTGGTCACTCATGAAGTGATTCCGGAGTCGCGTCGCAATGGCCATGACAAGCTTGCCAGTCTCGGCCTGTGTATCGGTTTCTGCCTGATGATGGTGATGGATACCGCACTGGCCTGA
- a CDS encoding HPr family phosphocarrier protein has translation MPALEIEIINKLGLHARASAKFVGVAGQFPCQIRAGRTPESMVDGKSIMAMMMLAAGKGTKIHLKTEGEQEQEALDALVALINNYFDEGE, from the coding sequence ATGCCAGCTCTGGAAATCGAGATCATCAACAAACTGGGCCTGCACGCCCGCGCCTCAGCCAAGTTCGTCGGCGTGGCCGGCCAGTTCCCCTGCCAGATCCGCGCCGGCAGGACCCCGGAATCCATGGTCGATGGCAAAAGCATCATGGCCATGATGATGCTCGCCGCCGGCAAGGGCACCAAGATCCACCTCAAGACCGAAGGCGAGCAGGAACAGGAAGCACTGGATGCACTGGTTGCCCTGATCAACAACTACTTCGACGAAGGCGAGTAA
- the rapZ gene encoding RNase adapter RapZ produces MRLIIVSGRSGSGKSTALDVLEDHGYYCIDNLPAGLLPELAERALIHTELAQPLVAVSIDARNLPSHLSRFPELLEEVRSRHIQCDVLYLDADEETLLKRFSETRRRHPLSSANRSLAEAIHDETQLLGPIVDLADLKVNTTNLNLYQLRDTIKLRLLNQPEPGTAFLVESFGFKRGMPVDADLVFDVRCLPNPYWKPELRAQSGLDAPVAEYLAAQPDVEEMFQDIESYLLKWLPRFAASNRAYVTIAIGCTGGHHRSVYLTERLGKVLQKTLKNVQVRHRDLS; encoded by the coding sequence ATGCGCTTGATCATCGTCAGCGGCCGTTCCGGCTCAGGTAAAAGCACCGCCCTCGATGTTCTTGAGGACCACGGCTACTACTGCATCGACAACCTGCCCGCCGGCTTGCTGCCCGAGCTGGCCGAACGCGCATTGATTCACACTGAACTGGCGCAACCGCTGGTAGCGGTGTCCATCGACGCCCGCAACTTGCCCAGCCATCTGTCACGCTTCCCCGAACTGCTGGAAGAAGTGCGCAGCCGGCATATCCAGTGTGACGTTCTTTATCTGGATGCAGACGAGGAAACCCTGCTCAAGCGTTTCTCGGAAACTCGTCGTCGTCACCCGCTGAGCAGTGCCAATCGCTCACTGGCCGAAGCCATCCACGACGAAACCCAGCTGCTGGGCCCGATCGTCGATCTGGCCGACCTCAAGGTCAACACCACCAATCTGAACCTCTACCAACTGCGGGACACCATCAAGCTGCGCCTGTTGAACCAGCCGGAACCCGGCACCGCGTTCCTGGTGGAGTCCTTTGGTTTCAAGCGCGGCATGCCGGTGGATGCCGATCTGGTGTTTGACGTTCGCTGCCTGCCCAACCCGTATTGGAAACCCGAGCTGCGTGCCCAATCCGGACTGGACGCCCCGGTGGCGGAATACCTGGCTGCGCAACCCGATGTCGAAGAGATGTTCCAGGACATCGAAAGCTATCTGCTCAAGTGGCTGCCGCGCTTCGCCGCCAGCAACCGCGCCTACGTGACCATTGCCATTGGCTGCACCGGCGGGCACCACCGCTCCGTGTACCTGACCGAGCGCCTGGGCAAGGTGTTGCAAAAAACCCTGAAGAACGTCCAGGTTCGCCACCGCGACCTTAGCTGA
- the ptsN gene encoding PTS IIA-like nitrogen regulatory protein PtsN, with amino-acid sequence MIRLESILTPGRSLVNVPGGSKKRALEQIANLISREVPDLEMQDVFESLIAREKLGSTGFGNGIAIPHCRLKGCESPISALMHLDAPIDFDAIDGAPVDLLFVLLVPEAATDAHLELLRQIASMLDRKEVRDRLRSATSNEALYQVVLDEQNGQ; translated from the coding sequence ATGATCCGACTTGAAAGCATCCTGACCCCCGGCCGTTCCCTGGTGAACGTGCCGGGCGGCAGTAAAAAACGCGCCCTCGAACAAATTGCCAACCTGATCAGCCGTGAAGTGCCTGATCTGGAGATGCAGGACGTCTTCGAGAGCCTGATCGCCCGCGAAAAACTAGGCTCCACCGGTTTTGGCAATGGCATCGCCATTCCCCACTGCCGCCTCAAAGGCTGCGAGTCGCCCATCAGTGCACTGATGCACCTGGACGCTCCCATCGATTTCGACGCCATCGACGGCGCCCCGGTCGACCTGCTGTTCGTCCTGCTGGTCCCGGAAGCCGCCACCGATGCTCATCTGGAACTGCTGCGGCAGATAGCCAGCATGCTCGATCGCAAGGAAGTCCGCGATCGCCTGCGCAGTGCCACCAGCAACGAAGCCTTGTATCAGGTTGTCCTGGACGAGCAAAACGGTCAGTAA
- the hpf gene encoding ribosome hibernation-promoting factor, HPF/YfiA family: MQVNISGHQLEVTEPLRAYIGEKLDRLERHFDKITNVQVTMAVEKLKQKIEATLHIHGGEVVANAEHDDMYAAIDLLTDKLDRQLKKHKEKQLHLLQGTQGR, translated from the coding sequence ATGCAAGTCAACATCAGTGGACACCAACTCGAAGTGACTGAACCTCTGCGCGCTTACATCGGCGAAAAACTCGACCGGCTGGAGCGGCATTTCGACAAGATTACCAATGTGCAGGTCACCATGGCCGTCGAGAAACTGAAGCAGAAAATCGAAGCCACCCTGCACATCCACGGTGGGGAGGTCGTCGCCAATGCAGAACATGACGATATGTATGCCGCAATCGACCTGCTCACGGACAAGCTTGACCGCCAACTGAAAAAGCATAAGGAAAAGCAACTCCACCTTCTCCAAGGCACACAGGGTCGCTAA
- a CDS encoding RNA polymerase factor sigma-54, whose amino-acid sequence MKPSLVLRMGQQLTMTPQLQQAIRLLQLSTLDLQQEIQEALESNPMLERQEDGDDFDNSDPLADNTESKPNTEIQEPSYQETAPTVDNLEEGEWNERIPNELPVDTAWEDVYQTSASSLPSSDDDEWDFTTRTSAGESLQSHLLWQLNLAPMSDTDRLIAVTLIDCINNQGYLDETLEEILEAFDPELDIELDEIEAVLHRIQQFEPAGIGARNLGECLLLQLRQLPAKTPWLSEAQRLVSDYIDLLGSRDYSQLMRRMKLKEDELRQVIELVQSLNPRPGSQIESSEAEYVVPDVIVRKDNERWLVELNQESVPRLRVNAQYAGFVRRADTSADNTFMRNQLQEARWFIKSLQSRNETLMKVATQIVEHQRGFLEYGDEAMKPLVLHDIAEAVGMHESTISRVTTQKFMHTPRGIYELKYFFSSHVSTSEGGECSSTAIRAIIKKLVAAENQKKPLSDSKIAGLLEAQGIQVARRTVAKYRESLGIAPSSERKRLM is encoded by the coding sequence ATGAAACCATCGCTAGTCCTGAGAATGGGCCAGCAGCTGACGATGACACCGCAGCTGCAACAGGCCATCCGCCTGCTCCAATTGTCGACCCTGGACCTGCAACAGGAAATCCAGGAAGCCCTGGAGTCCAATCCGATGCTCGAACGCCAGGAAGACGGCGACGACTTCGACAACAGCGACCCCCTGGCCGACAACACCGAGTCCAAACCCAATACCGAAATCCAGGAACCCTCCTACCAGGAAACCGCCCCCACGGTGGACAACCTCGAGGAAGGCGAATGGAACGAACGCATCCCCAACGAGTTGCCGGTGGATACCGCCTGGGAAGACGTCTACCAGACCAGCGCCAGCAGCCTGCCCAGCAGCGATGACGACGAGTGGGACTTCACCACTCGCACATCGGCCGGAGAAAGCCTGCAGAGCCACCTGCTCTGGCAACTGAACCTGGCCCCGATGTCGGACACCGATCGCCTGATCGCCGTGACCCTGATCGATTGCATCAACAATCAGGGCTACCTGGACGAAACCCTTGAGGAGATCCTCGAGGCCTTCGATCCGGAGCTGGACATCGAGCTGGACGAGATCGAAGCCGTCCTGCATCGCATCCAGCAATTCGAACCTGCCGGCATCGGCGCACGCAATCTGGGCGAATGCCTGCTCCTGCAGTTGCGCCAGCTGCCGGCGAAAACTCCCTGGCTGAGCGAGGCCCAGCGCCTGGTCAGCGATTACATCGACCTCCTGGGCAGTCGCGACTACAGCCAGTTGATGCGTCGCATGAAGCTCAAGGAAGACGAACTGCGCCAGGTCATCGAACTGGTGCAAAGTCTCAACCCGCGTCCCGGCTCGCAGATCGAATCCAGCGAAGCCGAGTACGTGGTTCCGGACGTCATCGTGCGCAAGGACAACGAGCGCTGGTTGGTGGAGCTGAACCAGGAATCCGTGCCACGCCTGCGGGTCAACGCACAGTACGCCGGTTTTGTTCGCCGCGCCGACACCAGCGCCGACAACACCTTCATGCGCAATCAGTTGCAGGAAGCCCGCTGGTTCATCAAGAGCCTGCAGAGCCGCAACGAAACCCTGATGAAAGTGGCCACCCAGATCGTCGAGCACCAACGGGGCTTCCTCGAATATGGCGACGAAGCCATGAAACCCCTGGTTCTGCATGACATTGCCGAAGCGGTCGGCATGCACGAATCAACGATTTCCCGGGTGACCACGCAAAAATTCATGCATACCCCCCGGGGCATATATGAACTGAAATACTTTTTCTCCAGCCACGTCAGCACCTCGGAAGGCGGCGAATGCTCGTCCACGGCAATCCGCGCGATCATCAAAAAACTGGTGGCTGCGGAAAATCAGAAAAAGCCGTTGAGTGACAGCAAGATCGCTGGTTTACTGGAGGCACAAGGCATTCAGGTAGCCCGCCGGACCGTCGCCAAGTACCGCGAATCCCTTGGGATCGCGCCTTCCAGCGAACGGAAGCGGTTGATGTAA
- the lptB gene encoding LPS export ABC transporter ATP-binding protein has product MATLKAQHLAKSYKSRQVVRDVSLSIDSGQIVGLLGPNGAGKTTCFYMIVGLVQADQGRVLIDDLDVSHQPMHGRARAGIGYLPQEASIFRKLSVADNIMAILETRKELDKAGRRQELESLLQEFHINHIRDNLGMSLSGGERRRVEIARALATAPKFILLDEPFAGVDPISVGDIKQIIHHLKAKGIGVLITDHNVRETLDICETAYIVNDGQLIAEGDSETILANELVKEVYLGHEFRL; this is encoded by the coding sequence ATGGCAACTCTGAAAGCCCAGCACCTGGCCAAGAGCTACAAGAGCCGCCAGGTCGTGCGTGATGTCAGCCTGTCCATCGACAGCGGGCAGATCGTCGGCCTGCTCGGCCCCAACGGCGCCGGCAAGACCACCTGCTTCTACATGATCGTCGGTCTGGTCCAGGCTGATCAGGGCCGCGTCCTGATCGACGACCTGGATGTCAGCCACCAACCGATGCACGGTCGCGCCCGCGCCGGTATCGGCTATCTGCCTCAGGAAGCCTCGATCTTTCGCAAGCTGTCGGTCGCAGACAACATCATGGCCATCCTCGAGACCCGCAAGGAGCTCGACAAGGCCGGCCGCCGCCAGGAGCTGGAAAGCCTGCTGCAGGAATTCCACATCAACCACATCCGCGACAATCTCGGCATGAGCCTGTCCGGTGGCGAGCGCCGCCGCGTGGAAATCGCCCGGGCGCTGGCGACCGCACCCAAGTTCATCCTGCTGGACGAACCCTTCGCCGGTGTCGACCCGATCTCGGTCGGCGATATCAAGCAGATCATCCATCACCTGAAGGCCAAAGGCATCGGTGTACTGATCACTGACCACAACGTCCGGGAAACCCTGGACATCTGTGAGACTGCCTATATCGTCAATGACGGGCAACTGATCGCCGAGGGCGACTCCGAGACCATCCTGGCCAACGAACTGGTCAAGGAAGTCTATCTGGGCCATGAGTTCCGCCTGTAA
- the lptA gene encoding lipopolysaccharide transport periplasmic protein LptA, whose amino-acid sequence MRLVKTLPILLSLGAALGSVSAWALPNDSQQPIRIQADDAQLDDKNGVATYKGDVIITQGSMKITGNTVTITRSKTGEIDVVTSVGNLAYFEQLQKQTDPKPVQAYAVTIQYHAQQNRIVLIDKAKVINDGNTTEGEKIVYDTVKQVANAGRANGSSVTAPRPRIDMVIQPKKKTDEQKAQ is encoded by the coding sequence ATGAGGCTCGTTAAAACCCTCCCTATTTTGCTCAGTCTGGGCGCAGCACTGGGAAGCGTGAGCGCCTGGGCTCTGCCGAACGATAGCCAACAGCCAATCCGCATTCAGGCCGACGACGCCCAGCTGGACGACAAGAACGGCGTGGCCACCTACAAGGGCGATGTGATCATCACCCAGGGCTCGATGAAGATCACCGGCAACACCGTGACCATCACCCGATCCAAGACTGGCGAAATCGATGTCGTGACGTCGGTGGGCAACCTGGCCTACTTCGAGCAGCTGCAGAAGCAGACCGACCCGAAACCGGTCCAGGCCTACGCCGTGACCATCCAGTACCATGCCCAGCAGAACCGCATCGTGCTGATCGACAAGGCCAAGGTCATCAACGACGGCAACACCACCGAAGGCGAGAAAATCGTCTACGACACCGTCAAGCAAGTGGCTAACGCCGGTCGCGCCAACGGCAGCTCGGTCACCGCGCCACGTCCGCGGATCGACATGGTCATCCAGCCGAAAAAGAAAACCGACGAGCAAAAGGCCCAGTAA
- the lptC gene encoding LPS export ABC transporter periplasmic protein LptC, which translates to MLSKKIRTILIFGTIALLFAAVGYWNISPERFLDKPVVQVDESAIDYYAINARSVQYLPDGKLQYEMTSDKVEHIKASEVTMLTKPDLQMYRGTTYPWHVQSERGEVNPDGTEVELIDSVRVSRTDEHNRNLLITTSRMTVFPQKQYAQTEQAVRIDGADGVTTAKGMKAYLKDGRMNLLSNVRGQYEAR; encoded by the coding sequence ATGCTGAGTAAAAAGATTCGCACCATCCTGATCTTCGGGACCATCGCCCTGCTGTTCGCGGCGGTCGGCTACTGGAACATCAGCCCGGAACGCTTCCTCGACAAGCCAGTGGTGCAGGTCGACGAGAGCGCCATCGACTATTACGCGATCAACGCCCGCAGTGTGCAGTACCTGCCCGACGGCAAACTGCAGTACGAAATGACCTCGGACAAGGTCGAACACATCAAGGCCAGCGAAGTGACAATGCTGACCAAGCCCGACCTGCAGATGTACCGCGGCACCACTTATCCCTGGCACGTCCAGAGCGAGCGCGGCGAAGTCAATCCGGACGGCACCGAGGTCGAGCTGATCGACTCGGTTCGGGTTTCCCGCACCGACGAGCACAACCGCAACCTGCTGATCACCACCAGCCGCATGACAGTATTCCCGCAGAAGCAATATGCGCAGACCGAGCAAGCCGTTAGAATCGACGGCGCCGACGGCGTGACCACTGCCAAGGGAATGAAAGCGTATTTGAAAGACGGCAGGATGAACCTGCTATCGAACGTAAGAGGACAGTATGAGGCTCGTTAA